Genomic segment of Streptomyces zhihengii:
ACCCAGGCGGCGACGACGGCGAGCGGCGCCAGCAGCAGGGCGACGAGCAGCAGCACACTGGCGCCGGTCCAGCGGGCCCTGCGGTGGCGTACGGCGGCGGCCCGGCGGAGCCTGCGGTACTCGGCGTGCTCCTCGGAGGTGAGCGCGGTGCGCTCGCCGCCGCCGTCGGGGGCGGCGGGGCCGGGGTGCCGGTTCGGGAGCATGGCGTCTCCTCGGTCGTTCCCGTGCTTCGGCCGGTGTCACCCGGCGCGCGGTGCCGCCCGGCCCGTCCTGCGTTCCGCCGCGCGCCAGGCGAAGGCGAGGCCCAGCTCCACCAGGCCGAGGAGCACCAGCCACAGCCCCAGCAGCCGGATGAGGAAGAGCGCCGACTCGGCGGGCAGCACCAGCACCACGACTCCGGCGACGATGCCGAGCGCGCCGGCGCCGACGACGAAGCCCCGGTGGGGAAGCCGGGTCGCGGCGAGGGCCGTGTAGAGGGTGAGCATGCCGGTGGCCAGCCAGACGAGTCCGACGATCAGCGAGAGCGCGGTGACCGTCTGGAGCGGGTGCCGCAGGCACAGGACGCCGGCCAGTACGTACAGCACGGCCACCAGCAGTCCCGGTGTCCGCTGGCCGCGTTCCTGGGCGAAGGCGGCGACGAAGCGGAAGCCGCCGGCCACCAGCAGGTAGAGGCCGGTCACGACACCGAGGACGTGCAGGGTGCCGTCCGGCCAGGCGAGGATCATGACGCCGGGGATCAGCGAGGCGAGCGCCGAGCCCAGCAGCCATGTCCAGGACGCGCCGACCCTGCCCAGCAGTTCGCCGGGCGGGATGTCCGCGACCGTCCCGCCGGCCCGGGTCCCGTGCCCGGCCGGCGGCTCGTGATCACGCGATACGGTCATGGCTCCTCCTCGCGCGATGTTCGCCCGGGTCCCGGTGGGACCGCCGGCGGGACGGTGCGGGGACCACCCGCTCCGAGCGTGCCCCGGGCCGGACGGGACCGGATCACCCCCGGCGGGTGACCTCCGCCCGCGGGTTTCCCGGCGGGGCGGAGGCACGGTTCACGACGGCACCCCGGCGGACGCGGGATCGGTCGGCGGCCGGGGTCCGGCGGGCTCCCGGCGGGTGACCCCCGCCCCGCGGGCTCCCCCGGCGGGGCGGAGGCGCGGTTCACGACGGCTCCCCGGCGGGCGCGGGCCCGGTGCGCGGGGGCGCCCCCGCGCACCGGGCCCGCGTACGGCGGCTCCCCCGCGGGTGGCGGCGGGGGCCGTTCACTCCGGCAGCCTGCGCATCTCGGCGAGACGCAGCCCCAGCGCCTGGAAGCGGGCGAGCAGCCCGTAGACATGGGCCTCGTCGACGACGTGCCCGTAGAGGACGGTCTGTCCGGACATGACGACGTGCTCCAGTTCCGGAAAGCCTTTGGCCAGGGTCTCCGAGATGTCCCCGTCGATGCGGAACTCGTAGCGCATGGGGCCGTTCCCTCTCCCCGCGGCCCTCCCGCCGGGCCGGCAGTGTCCACCCCCCGATCGTCCGCCCCGGTCACGCCCGCCGCCTCACCCCGCACAGGTGAGCCGCCGCACGGGCCGCGCGGCGGCTCACGGCTTCTCCGCCGCGCTCCCGCCCCGCGCGGACCGGCCGGCCGGGAGGTTGCCGGTGACCAGGAAACTCGCCAGCGTGATGCCGCCGGCCGCCAGGATGCCCGCGCGCAGCCCCGCGAGCTGGGCGGACGCGTAGGAGTCGGCGACGGCCTCGACCTCGGCGGGCGGCAGTCCGGCGCGTTCGGCCGCCGCGCGCACCTGGTCGGTGGGCACGAAGGAGATCCCGGCCTCCAGGGCGATGCCGGTCTCCTGCCGGGCCTGGTCCGAGATCCTCGGGTCGTCCTCGACCCGTGCGGCGAACGCGGTGGCCAGCGCGCCGACGAGGAGGGAGCCGATGAAGGCCGTGCCGAGGGCGGAGCCCAGGTTCTGCGCGGTGAACTGCAGCCCGCCGACCTCGCTCCGCTCGTCCTCCCCCGCGCCCGACTGCACCACGTCGCCGAGCTGCGAGGCCAGCAGCCCCATCCCGACCCCGAGCAGGGCCATGGCGCCGAGGAAGGGGCCGTCGTCGATCACCGGGTCGATGGCGGCCAGCAGCCACACCACGGACGCGAGCAGCGTCAGGAGGGCGACGCGGACCACCCGGCGGGGCCCGGCCCGCCGCCCGAGCCGGGCGCCGGCCAGGGAGGCCGCGAGCATGGTGACGGAGACGGGCAGCAGGCGCAGCCCGGTCTCGAAGGCGTCGAACCCCTGCACGACCTGGAGGTAGAGGGGTATGGCGAAGAACAGCCCCAGCAGGATGAGGTTCTGGCTCAGCAGCGCCAGCAGCCCCGAGCGCAGCGGCGGCCTGCCCAGCAGGGAGAGGTGCACCAGGGGGTCCTCGTCGCGGGTCTCGCGGCGGCGCTCCCAGGCCCGGAAGAGGGCCAGGACGACGCCTCCGGAGGCGATCACGAAGAGCGTGGGGGCGAAGCCCAGCACGGTGAACGGGGCGTTCCTGGGCTCGACCCAGCCCCAGGTGCCGCTCTGGAGCACACCGAGCACGCCCAGTCCGAGCCCGGCCGCCGACAGCACGGCCCCCACCCCGTCCAGCCGGGGAAGGCGGCCGGCCGGCGGCCGTTCGGGGATCGCCCGGCGGCACAGGAGCACGGCCAGCACGACGACGACCTCGCCGGCGAAGACCAGCCGCCAGGTCAGGTAGGTCGTCGTCCAGCCGCCGAGCAGGGGGCCCACCGCGATGCCGGCGCCGGCCAGCCCGCCGATGACCCCGTAGGCCACCGTGCGGTCCCGGCCCCGGTAGGACTCGGCCACCAGCGCGGCCATGTTCGGCAGCACCAGGGCCGCGCCGATGCCCTCGACGACGGACCAGCCCAGGGCCAGGACCCCGAGGGTGGGGGCGACGGCCGTGACCGCGGAACCCGTGCCGTAGACGGCCATGCCGACGAGGAAGACACGGCGGCGGCCGTAGATGTCCCCGAGCCTGCCGCCGGTGATCATGAACGCGGCCATGACCAGGGCGTACAGGGTGATGACCGCCTGGATGGCGGTGACCTCGGTGTCGAAGTCCTCGACCAGCCGGCTGATGGACACGTTCATCACGGAGGTGTCCAGCACCATCAGGAACTGGGCCGTCCCGAGGACGATCAGCGCGCGCCACTGCCTCACCGTGTCCACCTCACCGTGCCGGACGGTGTCCGCGCCGCCGCACCTGCGGCGACGCCCTGCTGCCGATGTCAGCAGCTCCCGCGTCCGGCCGCCTCACCCGCCGGGGGCGAGAAGTGTGGCGGCGCCCCTCGCGGCGGGGAGACGTGCGCCTGCCTCCCGGGGCGGGTGCCTCACGTCGCGGCGGGAGTGCCTCACGTCGCGGCGGGTCGGGTCGGGTCGGGTCGGGTCGGGTCACAGCAGGCCGAGTTCGCGGGCCCGGCGGACCGCCTCGGTGCGGCGGCCCACGCCCAGCTTGCGGTAGAGGCTCTTGAGGTGGGTCTTCACCGTGTTCACCGAGACATGGAGGTCGGCGGCGATCTCCTGGGTGGACATCATCCGGGCCAGCCTGCCCAGCACCTCGCGTTCGCGGCCGCTGAGCTTCTCCGGGACGAGCGGTACGGGCTCCCGGGCCGCGGGGCGGGTCACCGCCTTCCCGCCGGTGCCGGGGGCGGTGGTCAGCCAGCCCTCGGCGAGCCGGTGGAGCCGGGGGCTGTTCCTGAGCAGCGGGCGGATCCAGGGGCCGGCCTCCAGGAAGGGCCGCCGGAGCTGCTCGCGCCGGGCGTCGAGGAGTGCCTGGGCCACCAGCCGCCGGGCGGTGGCGTCCTCTCCGGCCCGGTGGGCGGCCTGCGCGCGCACCAGGGTCACCCGCACGGTCACCGCCGGGCCCTGGCGGTCCGGGCGGGGCAGGTGCCCGATCAGCTCCCGCGCCTCCTCGGCACGGCCCGCCGCGAGCAGGGCCCGCGCCGTCTCGACCGCGCAGGCCGTCCGCTCGCGCGGGGCGCCCCGGAGCACCTCGACGGCCTCCGCGGCCCTGCCCCGGGCGAGGTGGGCGGCGGAGGCGACGACGGCGGCGTGCTCCTCGGCCCAGGGCGAGGGCACGGCGGCGCCGACGGCCGGCACCCGGACGCCGTGGAGGTCGCCCCTCGCGAGCCGCAGCCGGGCCCGGACGACGGCCAGGAAGGCGGCCGTCACGGGGTCGCCGGCGAGGGCCGCCTCGTCGCCGGTGCCGTCGAGGAGGTCCTCGGCCCGGTCGAGTTCGTCGCGTTCCACACTGACGGCGGCGAGGACCAGCCTGCCGAGGAGGGAGCCGGAGCGCTCGGACAGCCCCTGGCGCTCCGCCTCCTCGGCCGCCGCCAGGGCCTTGTGCCGGGCGCGGTCGTTCCAGCCGGTCAGATGGTCGATCAGGGCGAGCCGGCCCAGGGCCTCCAGCCGCGGCAGCGCGGTCGACGCCGCGGGCGGGGACGCGGCGACGGGCGACAGGGCCGCGCGCGCAGCGTCGAAGTGCCCGGCCCACAGGCGGGCGGAGCCCAGGTGGGTCAGCAGCAGGGCGGTCAGTTCCGGATGCGCCTCCAGCGACTGCGCCGGCACCTCCTGCCACGCGTCGTCGGCGACCCGCGCCGCCTGCTCCGCGTCGGCGGGCGAGCCGGTCAGCCGTGCGGCCAGGGCCTCCAGCAGGGCGCGGCTCAGCAGGGCGGCCGGTGCCGCCGTGCCCTCCTCGCGCAGGGCCTCCTCGGCGCGGCGCAGATGGGCCAGGCCGTGGGCGGTGTCGCGGCGGGACAGGTCGAGGGCGGCCCGGACGAGGTCCGGCGCCGGGCCGGTGGCCTCGGGCCCCATGCCGGCGAAGAGCCCGCACAGGTGCTCGGCGCGCAGGCCGGTGAAGAGCTGTCCGATCGCCAGGTCGTCGACGAGGGCGCCCGCGGTGAAGTCCCAGTCCCCGGCGGCGGCGCCCTGGGCGAGCGCCTCGAAGAGCGCTCCGGACCGGCGCAGCCAGCGTGCCGCCCGGCGCCGCAGCTCCGGTTCCAGGCCGGGGCGGCGCTCCCGGAGGTGGACGCGGAGGATCTCGGCGAACAGGGGGTGGAGGCTGTACCAGGAGTGGCCGAGGTGCTGGACGAAGGCGTTCTCCCGGTGCAGGGCGGCCAGCGCGGCCTCCGCGTCGCCGCGCAGCGTCAGCGCGTTCACCAGCTCGGGGCTGAACCGGTCCAGGATGCTGACCCGCAGGAGCAGTTCCTGCCGTGCGGGGGTCTGTCCGTCGAGCACCTCGGCGAGCAGGAAGTCGGCGACCGTGCTGCGGCCCGCCTCGAACTCCTTCAGGTAGGACTCGGCGTCGGGGCGCTGCCGGGCGGCCAGGGCGCACAGCCTGATGCCGGCGGCCCATCCCTGCATCCGCCGCACCAGGCCCCCGACCGTGCTGCCGGGCAGGGACAGGCCGTGCAGGGCGAGGAGTTCGCCGGCCTCCTCGGGGGTGAAGGCGAGGTCCGCGTTGCGGATCTCGGCCATCTCGCCGGAGGCCCGGTAGCGGTGCATCGGCAGCAGCGGTTCGCTGCGGGTGACCAGGACCAGCCGCAGGCCGGTGCCGGCGTTGTGCAGCACGAAGCGGAGCTGCTCGGCGATCTCCGGGGCGGTCACCCGGTCGAACTCGTCGAGCACGAGGACCACGGGGCGGTCCCGGTCGGCGAGGGCGATCGCGAGGCGGGCGAGCAGGCGGCGGTCCACCCGGCCGGCCTCCGCCGGGCAGCGCACCCCGGCCATCGCCGCCTCGTCGGCGCCGCGCAGCGCCTCGCGCACGTACGCCCAGAACATCCCGGGGGCCCGGTCGGCCGGGTCGCAGGTCATCCAGGCGACGGGGCCGTCGAGCCCGGCGGCCCAGTCGGCGACGAGCAGTGTCTTGCCGGCGCCCGCCGAGCCGTTCACCACGGTCAGCGGGGCGCGGGCGGCCCGGTCGAGGGCGGCGGACAGGCGCTCGCGGCGCAGGAAGGTCCCGGGCCGGGTCGGCAGGGAGAGGCGGGCGCGCAGGAACGGTGCGCCGGAGGGGTCCACGCCCGGACCGGCACGCCCTGGATCGACGAGGTCTTCACGCACCGTCACGGCGGTCACCACCATTGATCGTCCCGGTGGCCTGGGCGGCCCGTGCCGCCCACCCGGATGCCATTATCCGTCCGGACGGGGCCCGGTGCCCGGTCACACAGCGTGCGGATGGACGGGAGCCGCCGGCGCGGGCCGCGCGGCTCAGGTGCCGTCCGACGAGAAGTGCTGGTAGTCGGGGGGCGACCAGGCGCCGCCCCATTCCCAGCCGGCCGCCTCGATCGCCCTCGTGACGGCGTCCCCCGCCACGAGCATCCCCTCGGCCGGCGGCTCACGGTCGAGCGCGGCGCGGGAGCCGGGCGGGTGGACCGTGCCGGAGCGGTCGACGTAGGGGTTCTCCAGCGGGTTGATGTCGACGGCGTCGCCGTACGAGTGGCGCGAGAGGTGGTCCTCGTCGCCGGTGACCCTGCGGCAGTTGAAGGCGGACGTGTTGTCGTCGGCCATGGCCCGGCGGTCGTCGCCGTCGTAGTGGGACATCGCCCGCATCCGGCGGATCGGGAAGCGGTCGTCGAAGGCGGCCCCGAAGACGGCGAGCACCGGGCGGACGGCGTCCTCGTGGACGACCAGCTCGCCCCGGTGGACGCGCCCGTCGAACCCCCAGTGGTTCATGGTGATCAGCCGCAGCCGCCCGGGCGGGACGGGGCAGCCGGCACGGTGGCTGGCGCCGAGGAGGGCGGACGGCACCTCGCCGACGGTGGCCGCGAGACGGGGCCGCTCCCCCGCGGCGGCGCCGAGGGGCAGCAGGCCGATCAGCAGCCCCAGGGCCAGACCGGGCACGAGGCGCCGGCGAGCGCTCTGCACCCGTTCAGGCTAGGTCCGGGCCCGTGGGGCGGCAACGCGACCCGGCGGCGGTGCGCTCGCGCCGCGGGCGAGCAGGAGCAGGGCGTCGACCAGGTCCTCCTCGGGGCTGCCGGTGGCGAGGCGGCGCAGGTGCAGGCCCATGACCAGGGCGACGGCGGCGGTCGCGTGGCGTGCGGGGTCGGGGACGCCGAGGCCGGCGAGTATCCGTGCCGCGAGCCGGTCGTACGCGGCGAACGCCTCGGCGGCCGCCGGCCGCAGCCGGTCGTCGCGCCCGGCCTCGACGTACAGCGCGAAGGTGGCGATGTCCCCGCAGGCGGGAGCGTCGCCGTCGGCCGGGCCGGCCGGCGCGGCGCCGGTCAGCACGTCGGCTCCGGTGCCGGTGTACGCCTCGGACAGTTCGGTGAAGCGCCGGCTCTCGTCCCGGGTGAAGTGCAGCAGCGCCTCGCGGAGCAGTTCGTGCCGGGAGGCGAAGTGGTACGTCACGGATCCGAGGGCGACACCGGCCTCCTGGGCGATCAGCCGGTTGGTGAGCGCCGCGACGCCGTCCCGGCCGATGATGCGCAGCACGGCCTCGATGATGCGCTGCCGGACGGAAGCGGACCGGGTGGCGGTGGGCATGCGGTCAGTCTTCCACCGGCCCCGCCCCGCCCGGCCGCGCCCGTGGCACACGCGCCACCGGTCCGCCCCGATACGGCGCAAAGTCGACGGTCGGCGCCGGGGCCCGGGGGACCCTCCGGGTGCCCCCGGGGCCGGGCCGGCCCGGCTCGCACCGCGGCCGGGCTGGGCCTTTGCCGTGAGCGGCAACAGCGTCGACGGGCGTGGCGGCCCCGGGCGACGATGACACGCGGCGGGTCGGCCGCCGTGCGGCACACCCCGGTCGGCGGCTTTCGCACGGTCGGCGGCACAGCGCGCCGGGCCGCCGGTGACACCCGGAACCCACCACCGAGAGGACACCTCCATGCGCATCACGCACACCGCACTGGCGGCCTTGGCCGTCCTGCTGCTCTCCGCCGGGGCGGCGGCTCCGGCGGGCGCGGCGGCCGCCGCCCCGGAGCGCGCCGCGGCGGCGGCCGCCTGCGGCGAGCTCAGGAGTCACCCGGAGATCCGGCGCGGCGACACCGGCACCGCCGTGCGTCACGCGCAGTGCCTGCTGCGGCACGGTGCGGGCTACGTCAACGTCGAGATCGACGGGATCTTCGGCCGTATCACCGAGATCGCGACGGAGGACGCCCAGAGCCGGTGCGGCGCGGGTGTCGACGGCATCATCGGTCCGAGGACATGGGAGTGCCTGCACGCCTTCCCCGGATGACCGCACCGGCGGTGGCGGGAGGCCCCGGCCGTGGGGCGGGGCCTCCCGGTGCTCACCCGCTCACGCGGCGGGCGCGGGACGCGCGCGCCGCGGCATCAGGGCCAGGTAGAGGAGCAGCGAGGCCGCGAGGCCCACCGCCCAGCCGTAGTCGGCGAGCGGGCGCAGGAAGGGGATGAGGCCGTCCTCGGGGAAGGGGCCCTTGCCCGGTGCCGAGTGGGAGCCGCCGACGGCGAGGACCCCTCCGACGGCGAAGGCGGCGACGGCACGGAGGTTCCAGCCGGCGGTGTACCAGTAGGGCCCGCCGGGGGTGTAGAGCCCGGGCAGGTCGAGGACGGTGCGGCGGACGAGCCAGTAGTCGGCGATGAGGATGCCCGCGACCGTCCCGAGGAGCCCGCCGACGACGCCGAGCCAGGTGAAGATGTACAGCTCGGGTGTCTCGGTGAGCTTCCACGGCATGATGACGACGCCGACCACGCCGGTGATCAGCGCGCCGGTGCGGAAGGTGATCAGCTTCGGCGCCAGGTTGGCCAGGTCGTAGGCGGGCGAGACGACGTTCGCCGCGATGTTCACCGAGATCGTGGCGACGAGCACCGTCACCAGGGCGAAGAGCAGGCCGAAGACGTTGTCGGTCTTGGCGGCGAGTTCGACCGGGTCCCAGACCGCCGCCCCGTACACCGCCTGGGAGCCGGAGGTGACGAAGACCGAGAGCAGCGCGAAGAGGGTCATCGTCGTCGGCAGCCCCAGCGTCTGGCCCCAGACCTGTGCCCGCTGGCCCGCGCCGAAGCGGGTGAAGTCCGGGATGTTGAGCGACAGGGTGGACCAGAAGGCGATCATGCCCATCAGGGAGGGGAAGAAGACGGGCCAGAAGTCGGCGCCCCAGCCCAGCTCGGAGGGCTGGTCGAGCAGCGGGCCGAAGCCGCCCGCCTTGACGGCGATCCAGACGAGCAGCACCAGCGCGCCGACGATGACGAACGGGGCGGCCCAGTTCTCGAAGCGGCGCAGCGCCTCCATCCCCCGGTAGATGATGGCGAGTTCGAGCACCCAGAACAGGACGAAGCAGAGCCAGAGCGTCCAGGGCTGGCCGCCGATCTCGGAGGCATCGGCCCAGCCGCCGAAGATCTTGCCGAGCAGCACGAAGATGCCCTGGCCGCCGATCCAGGTCTGGATGCCGAACCAGGCGCAGGCCACCCCGGCCCGGATCATCGCGGGCAGGTTGGCGCCGCGCAGACCGAAGGAGGCCCGCGCGAGGACGGGGAACGGGATGCCGTAGCGGGGGCCCGCGTGGCCGGTCAGCAGCATCGGCGCCAGCACGATGACGTTGGCCAGCGCGATGGTGAACACGGCCTGTTTCCAGTCCATGCCGAGGGCGACGAGCCCGGACGCCAGCAGCCAGGAGGGGATGTTGTGCGCCATGCCCACCCAGAGCGCGGCGAAGTTGTACGTGGTCCAGCGGCGTTCGGCGACGGGGACGGGCAGCAGGTCGTCGTTGACGAAGCGGCTGTCCGGCGGGCGGGTGCCCGGCGGGAGTTCGACGCGTCCCGCCGGGTCGGGTATCGGTCCTTCGGGGGGCACGGGCGGGACGGTCGTCGTCATACGGGGTCCCTTCGGCGGAGTGTCATCTGGTGAGGGCGGGGATGATCTGCGCGCCGTAGGCGTCGATCGTCGCTTCCTTCGCGTCGTGCATGTCGTAGACGGCGAACTGGTCGACGCCCAGCTCGCGCAGGGCCCGGAGCTTCTCGATGTGCGCCTCGGCCGGGCCGAGGAGGCAGAAGCGGTCGACGATCTCGTCGGGGACGAAGTCCGTCGACGGGTTCCCCGCGCGCCCGTGGTGGCTGTAGTCGTAGCCGTGCCGTTCCTTGATGTACGCGGTGAGCGCCTCGGGGACCATCTCCGAGTGCTCCCCGTAGCGGGAGACGAGGTCGGCGACATGGTTGCCGACCATCCCGCCGAACCAGCGGCACTGGTCCCGGGCGTGCGCGAGGTCGTCGCCGACGTACGCGGGGGCGGCGACGCAGATCGTGACGGACGCCGGGTCGCGGCCGGCGTCGGACGCCGCGGTCCGCACGGCCTTGACCATCCACTCCGTCAGATAGGGGTCGGCGAGCTGGAGGATGAAGCCGTCCGCCTTCTGCCCGGCGAGCGCGAGCGCCTTCGGCCCGTACGCCGCCATCCACACCGGCAGCTTCCCGTCGCGCACCCACGGCAGCCGCAGCGCCTGGCCGTCCACCTCGGCCTCGCGCCCCTCGGCGAGGTCCCGGATGACGCCGATGGCCTCGCCGAGCCGGGCGAGGGTGTTGGGCTTGCGGCCGGCGACCCGCATGGCCGAGTCGCCGCGCCCGATGCCGCACACCGTCCGGTTGCCGTACATCGAGTTGAGGGTGGCGAAGGTGGAGGCGGTCACCTCCCAGGTGCGGGTGCCGGGATTGGTGACCATGGGGCCGACCGTCAGCTTCTCGGTGTGCTCCAGGATGCGGCTGTAGATGACGAACGGTTCCTGCCACAGCACGGCGGAGTCGAAGGTCCAGCCGTAGCGGAAGCCGTTGCGCTCGGCGCGCCGCATCAGTCCGACGACCTCGGACGCGGGCGGGTCGGTCTGCAGGACGAGTCCGAAGTCCACGCGGATGCCTCCTAGTTCAGGTACTGACAGGTGGAGCGGGGGGTGTAGAGGCCGTGCCCGGCGCGGCCCGTCCAGGTGCGCCGGTCGACGACGACCTCGCCGCGCGAGAGCACGGTCTCGACCTGCCCGGTGACGGTGCGGCCCTCGTACGCCGAGTAGTCCACGTTCATGTGGTGGGTGTCGGCGGAGATGGTCTGGACGGCGTGCGGGTCGTAGACGACCACGTCGGCGTCGGCGCCGGGCGCGATGGTGCCCTTCTTCGGGTACAGGCCGAACATCCGGGCCGGCGCGGCGCAGGCGATGTCGATCCAGCGGCGCCGGGAGATGTGTCCGTCGACGACCGCCTGGTGGAGGAGGTCCATCCGGTTCTCCACGCCCGGCAGGCCGTTGGGGATCTTGGAGAAGTCGCCGCGGCCGAGGTCCTTCTGCCCGGTGAAGCAGAACGGGCAGTGGTCGGTGGAGACCACCTGGAGGTCGTCGGTGCGCAGGCCGCGCCAGAGCGCCGCCTGGTGCTCCCGGGGCCGCAGCGGGGTGGAGCAGACGTACTTGGCCCCTTCGAAGTCCGGCTCGGCCAGGTTGTCGGTCGACAGGAACAGGTACTGGGGGCAGGTCTCGCCGAAGACGGGCAGGCCCTTGTCGCGGGCCGCGGCCAGTTCGGCGACGGCCTCCTCGGCGGAGACGTGCACCACGTAGAGCGGCGCGCCGGCGACCCGGGCGAGCTGGATCGCGCGGTGGGTGGCCTCCGCCTCCAGCAGCACCTTGCGGACCTCGCCGTGGTACCGGGGGTCGGTCTCGCCGCGGGCCAGGGCCTGTTCGACGAGGACGTCGATGGCGATGCCGTTCTCCGCGTGCATCATGATCAGTCCGCCGTTGGAGGCGGACCGCTGCATGGCGCGCAGGATCTGCCCGTCGTCGCTGTAGAAGACGCCGGGGTAGGCCATGAACAGCTTGAAGGAGGTGACGCCCTCCTCCACCAGCAGGTCCATCTCCTTCAGGGAGGACTCGTTGACGTCGGAGAGGATCATGTGGAACGCGTAGTCGATCGCGCACTTGCCGTCGGCCTTCGCGTACCAGGCGTCCAGGCCCTCGCGCAGCGCGCGTCCCCGGGTCTGCACGGCGAAGTCGACGATGGTGGTGGTGCCTCCCCAGGCGGCCGCCCTGGTGCCGGTCTCGAAGGTGTCGGAGGCGAAGGTGCCGCCGAACGGCAGCTCCATGTGGGTGTGGGCGTCGACGCCGCCCGGGAGGACGTACTTGCCGGTGGCGTCGATGACGCGGTCGGCCGTCCACCCCTCGGCGACGGTGGTGCCGTGGGCGGCGAGCGCGGCGATCCGGCCGTCGTCGACGAGGACGTCGGCGTGGACCTCGTCGGCGGCCGTGACGACGAGGCCGCCGCGGATCAGGGTGCGGGTGCTCATGGTCTCCCCCTAGATGGAGCGCAGGGCGTGTTCCAGGAGGGACGCGCCCTCCTCCGCCTCGGCGACGGTCAGGGACAGCGGCGGGGCGACGCGCAGCACGCTGGTGTCGTGGCCGCCGCCCTTGCCGATCAGCAGGCCGCTCTCGCGGGCGGCTTCCAGGACCTTGGCGGCCGCCTTGGGGTCGGCCTCGTCGGTGCCGGGCTTCACGAGCTCGACGCCGATCATCAGACCGCGCCCGCGCACCTCGCGCACGGCGGGGACGGCCGCGCCGATGGCGCGCAGCCGCTCGATGAGCAGACCGCCGACCCGGCGGGCGTTGCCCTGGAGGTCGTGCTCCAGCAGGTACCCGAGGTTGGCGAGTCCTGCGGCCATGGTGACGGGCGAACCGCCGAAGGTGGAGATGGAGTTGGCGTCCAGGCAGTTCATCACCTCGGCGCGGGCGACGACCCCGCCGACCGACATGCCGTTGCCGATGCCCTTGGCGAAGGTGAGCATGTCCGGCGGGCCGTTCTCGGCGTGCGCCTGCCAGCCCCAGAAGTGGTCGCCTGTGCGGCCCCAGCCGGTCTGCACCTCGTCGGAGATCCACAGGATGCCGTGGCGGTCCAGGACCTCCCGGAAGGCCGCGTAGAGCCCGTCCGGCGGTGCGGTGAACCCGCCGACGCCCTGCACCGGTTCGGCGATCAGCGCGGCGACGTCCCGGGTGTGGCCGAGCAGGTCCTCCAGGTCCGCCACGCACGCCTCGGTGAAGGCGGCGTCGCTCAGGCCGGCGAACGGGCCCCGGGTGCGCACGGCGCCGTGCACGTACAGCGTCTGGAGCGGGGACAGGCCGGTCGGCGACCACGCCCGGTTGCCGGTGACGGAGACGGTGGAGAAGGAGCGCCCGTGGTAGCTGTTGCGCATCGCCAGGATCTGCTGCGAGCGGCGGTACGCGGTGGCGAGCAGCAGGGCCGTGTCGTTGGCCTCGGTGCCGGAGGTGGTGAAGAAGACGCGGGCGTCGGGGATGCCGGAGAGGGTGGCGATCCGTTCGGCGAGCTCCACCATGGGGCGGTTCAGGTAGAGGGTCGAGGAGTGGATGATCCGTCCGGCCTGTTCGGCGACCGCCTTGGTCACCTCGGGCAGGGCGTGGGCGGTCATGGTGGTGAGGATGCCGCCGAAGAA
This window contains:
- a CDS encoding HdeD family acid-resistance protein, which translates into the protein MTVSRDHEPPAGHGTRAGGTVADIPPGELLGRVGASWTWLLGSALASLIPGVMILAWPDGTLHVLGVVTGLYLLVAGGFRFVAAFAQERGQRTPGLLVAVLYVLAGVLCLRHPLQTVTALSLIVGLVWLATGMLTLYTALAATRLPHRGFVVGAGALGIVAGVVVLVLPAESALFLIRLLGLWLVLLGLVELGLAFAWRAAERRTGRAAPRAG
- a CDS encoding peptidoglycan-binding domain-containing protein, producing the protein MRITHTALAALAVLLLSAGAAAPAGAAAAAPERAAAAAACGELRSHPEIRRGDTGTAVRHAQCLLRHGAGYVNVEIDGIFGRITEIATEDAQSRCGAGVDGIIGPRTWECLHAFPG
- a CDS encoding MFS transporter; translated protein: MRQWRALIVLGTAQFLMVLDTSVMNVSISRLVEDFDTEVTAIQAVITLYALVMAAFMITGGRLGDIYGRRRVFLVGMAVYGTGSAVTAVAPTLGVLALGWSVVEGIGAALVLPNMAALVAESYRGRDRTVAYGVIGGLAGAGIAVGPLLGGWTTTYLTWRLVFAGEVVVVLAVLLCRRAIPERPPAGRLPRLDGVGAVLSAAGLGLGVLGVLQSGTWGWVEPRNAPFTVLGFAPTLFVIASGGVVLALFRAWERRRETRDEDPLVHLSLLGRPPLRSGLLALLSQNLILLGLFFAIPLYLQVVQGFDAFETGLRLLPVSVTMLAASLAGARLGRRAGPRRVVRVALLTLLASVVWLLAAIDPVIDDGPFLGAMALLGVGMGLLASQLGDVVQSGAGEDERSEVGGLQFTAQNLGSALGTAFIGSLLVGALATAFAARVEDDPRISDQARQETGIALEAGISFVPTDQVRAAAERAGLPPAEVEAVADSYASAQLAGLRAGILAAGGITLASFLVTGNLPAGRSARGGSAAEKP
- a CDS encoding LuxR C-terminal-related transcriptional regulator; translation: MVVTAVTVREDLVDPGRAGPGVDPSGAPFLRARLSLPTRPGTFLRRERLSAALDRAARAPLTVVNGSAGAGKTLLVADWAAGLDGPVAWMTCDPADRAPGMFWAYVREALRGADEAAMAGVRCPAEAGRVDRRLLARLAIALADRDRPVVLVLDEFDRVTAPEIAEQLRFVLHNAGTGLRLVLVTRSEPLLPMHRYRASGEMAEIRNADLAFTPEEAGELLALHGLSLPGSTVGGLVRRMQGWAAGIRLCALAARQRPDAESYLKEFEAGRSTVADFLLAEVLDGQTPARQELLLRVSILDRFSPELVNALTLRGDAEAALAALHRENAFVQHLGHSWYSLHPLFAEILRVHLRERRPGLEPELRRRAARWLRRSGALFEALAQGAAAGDWDFTAGALVDDLAIGQLFTGLRAEHLCGLFAGMGPEATGPAPDLVRAALDLSRRDTAHGLAHLRRAEEALREEGTAAPAALLSRALLEALAARLTGSPADAEQAARVADDAWQEVPAQSLEAHPELTALLLTHLGSARLWAGHFDAARAALSPVAASPPAASTALPRLEALGRLALIDHLTGWNDRARHKALAAAEEAERQGLSERSGSLLGRLVLAAVSVERDELDRAEDLLDGTGDEAALAGDPVTAAFLAVVRARLRLARGDLHGVRVPAVGAAVPSPWAEEHAAVVASAAHLARGRAAEAVEVLRGAPRERTACAVETARALLAAGRAEEARELIGHLPRPDRQGPAVTVRVTLVRAQAAHRAGEDATARRLVAQALLDARREQLRRPFLEAGPWIRPLLRNSPRLHRLAEGWLTTAPGTGGKAVTRPAAREPVPLVPEKLSGREREVLGRLARMMSTQEIAADLHVSVNTVKTHLKSLYRKLGVGRRTEAVRRARELGLL
- a CDS encoding TetR/AcrR family transcriptional regulator codes for the protein MPTATRSASVRQRIIEAVLRIIGRDGVAALTNRLIAQEAGVALGSVTYHFASRHELLREALLHFTRDESRRFTELSEAYTGTGADVLTGAAPAGPADGDAPACGDIATFALYVEAGRDDRLRPAAAEAFAAYDRLAARILAGLGVPDPARHATAAVALVMGLHLRRLATGSPEEDLVDALLLLARGASAPPPGRVAAPRART
- a CDS encoding M15 family metallopeptidase; the protein is MQSARRRLVPGLALGLLIGLLPLGAAAGERPRLAATVGEVPSALLGASHRAGCPVPPGRLRLITMNHWGFDGRVHRGELVVHEDAVRPVLAVFGAAFDDRFPIRRMRAMSHYDGDDRRAMADDNTSAFNCRRVTGDEDHLSRHSYGDAVDINPLENPYVDRSGTVHPPGSRAALDREPPAEGMLVAGDAVTRAIEAAGWEWGGAWSPPDYQHFSSDGT